The segment GTTCCCGGTGCCGCTCTCCAGCCCGCCGAGTGAGGACGACATGTCGAACAAGCACGCGATCTTCGAGAAGAACTCGATCGTCCTGACGGTCGGCATCCTCATCGTCGTGGCGATCGGCGGCATCATCGAGCTCGTTCCCAACTTCTACCTGCGCTCGACCATCGAGAAGGTGGAGGGCATGCGGCCCTACACTCCGCTCGAGCTCGCCGGCCGCAACATCTATATCCGCGAGGGTTGCTACACCTGTCACAGCCAGATGATCCGGGTGCTGCGCGACGAGGTCGAGCGGTACGGTCACTACAGCCTCGCCGCCGAGTCGATGTACGATCACCCTTTCCAGTGGGGATCGAAGCGCAACGGTCCCGATCTCGCGCGCGTCGGCGGCAAGTATTCGGACGACTGGCACCGCGATCATCTCGTCGACCCACGCGCCGTGGTGCCGGCCTCGGTCATGCCCGCCTATCCCTGGCTCGCGCGCAACGAGCTGAGAACGGATCTGATCCGCAAGGACATCGCCACCAACCGCGCGCTCGGCGTGCCCTACACCGAGGAGATGGTCGACCAGGCGCTGGCCGATCTGCGGGCCCAGGCCAACCCCGACAGCGACGGGGTGAACGGTCTGCTCGAGCGTTATCCCGGCGCCAATGTGCGCAGCTTCGACGGCGATCCGGCCCGGCTAACCGAAATGGACGCGGTCATCGCCTACCTGCAGATGCTCGGCACGCTGGTCGACTTCTCGCTCTACGACGACCAGGCCGACGTCAACCTGAGGTGACGCGATGTACGAACGCCTAGCCGCCTTCGCCCAGACCTGGGGCCTGCTCTACTTCGTCACCCTGTTCGCGATCGTCGTCGCCTACGCCCTGTGGCCCGCAAACCGCAAGCGTTTCGACGAGGCATCCAAGCTCCCGCTTCGCGAGGACTGATCCATGGCCAAGAAAGAAATCGATCAGATTTCAGGCATCGAGACCACCGGGCACGAGTGGGACGGGCTGAAGGAACTGAACAATCCGCTGCCGCGCTGGTGGCTGTGGACCTTCTACGCCACCATCGCCTGGTCGGCGGTCTACTGGATCCTGATGCCGTCCTGGCCGCTGCTGACCGACTATACCCGCGGCATCCGCGGCCATTCCCAGCGCGCCGTCGTCATCGAGCAGGTCGAGGCACTGAGGGCGCTGCGCGCTCAGCACGGCGCCGACCTCGCCGATGCCGCGTTGGAGGACATCCAGGCGACGCCGCGCATGCTCGAATTCGCAATGGCCAACGGCCGCGCCGCATTCGGCGACAACTGCGCGCCGTGCCATGGCGCGGGCGGCGCCGGCGCGATCGGCTATCCGAACCTCAACGACGACGACTGGATCTGGGGCGGTACGCTCGACGACATCCACCAGACGATCCTCTACGGAATCCGGTCCGGCCACGAGCAGGCCCGGTTCGGCGACATGCCGGCGTTCGGCCGCGATGGACTCCTCGATGCCCAGCAGGTGCGTGCCGTCGCCAACTATGTCCGCTCGCTGTCGGGGCTGGAGGTCGAGCCGACCGCCGATCTGGCGCTCGGCCGCACCATCTACGAGGACAACTGCGCTTCCTGCCACGGCGATTCCGGCGAGGGCATGCGCGAGGTCGGCGCGCCGAACCTCACCGATCCGATCTGGCTGTACGGATCGAGCCTCGAGGCCATCATCCATCGCATCGAGGTCGGCGGCGGCGGCGTGATGCCCGCCTGGGATCAGCGCCTCGATCCCGTGACGATCAAGTCGCTCGCGGTCTACGTGCACGCCCTGGGCGGCGGCGAATAGGGTCTGCGCCGGGCGGCCCCGAAGCCAGTCTTCGGCTGCCGCGCGGGCCCGGGGCGAGGATGCGACGGGTGCGGTTCGCTCCGGCGAACCGCACCCGACAGCGTTTGCGCGGACCAC is part of the Tepidamorphus gemmatus genome and harbors:
- the ccoO gene encoding cytochrome-c oxidase, cbb3-type subunit II; translated protein: MSNKHAIFEKNSIVLTVGILIVVAIGGIIELVPNFYLRSTIEKVEGMRPYTPLELAGRNIYIREGCYTCHSQMIRVLRDEVERYGHYSLAAESMYDHPFQWGSKRNGPDLARVGGKYSDDWHRDHLVDPRAVVPASVMPAYPWLARNELRTDLIRKDIATNRALGVPYTEEMVDQALADLRAQANPDSDGVNGLLERYPGANVRSFDGDPARLTEMDAVIAYLQMLGTLVDFSLYDDQADVNLR
- a CDS encoding cbb3-type cytochrome c oxidase subunit 3; this translates as MYERLAAFAQTWGLLYFVTLFAIVVAYALWPANRKRFDEASKLPLRED
- the ccoP gene encoding cytochrome-c oxidase, cbb3-type subunit III translates to MAKKEIDQISGIETTGHEWDGLKELNNPLPRWWLWTFYATIAWSAVYWILMPSWPLLTDYTRGIRGHSQRAVVIEQVEALRALRAQHGADLADAALEDIQATPRMLEFAMANGRAAFGDNCAPCHGAGGAGAIGYPNLNDDDWIWGGTLDDIHQTILYGIRSGHEQARFGDMPAFGRDGLLDAQQVRAVANYVRSLSGLEVEPTADLALGRTIYEDNCASCHGDSGEGMREVGAPNLTDPIWLYGSSLEAIIHRIEVGGGGVMPAWDQRLDPVTIKSLAVYVHALGGGE